The following coding sequences are from one Holophagales bacterium window:
- a CDS encoding phage tail protein, whose product MADPFVAEIRIFPFNFAPRGWAWCDGQILPLSQNTALFSLLGTTYGGNGKSNFALPDLQGRAPMHPGQGPGLSLHDLGETGGSETVTLLESEIPAHAHSLRAATDIADLQTPSAARVLARSQNANAYRNTSQNLTPLAPEALTPAGGDQPHNNLQPYLTFYFNIALQGVFPPRT is encoded by the coding sequence ATGGCAGACCCGTTCGTCGCCGAGATCCGGATCTTTCCGTTCAACTTCGCCCCGAGGGGCTGGGCCTGGTGTGACGGCCAGATCCTCCCCCTCTCCCAGAACACGGCCCTCTTCTCGCTCCTCGGGACGACGTACGGCGGGAACGGCAAGAGCAACTTCGCCCTGCCGGACCTGCAGGGGCGCGCCCCGATGCACCCGGGCCAGGGACCGGGTCTCTCGCTCCACGACCTCGGGGAGACGGGCGGGAGCGAGACGGTCACGCTTCTCGAGAGCGAGATCCCCGCCCACGCGCACAGCCTCAGGGCGGCCACGGACATCGCGGACCTCCAGACGCCGTCGGCGGCACGAGTCCTCGCGCGGTCCCAGAACGCGAACGCCTACCGGAACACGAGCCAGAATCTGACGCCGCTCGCTCCCGAGGCCCTGACCCCCGCGGGCGGCGACCAGCCGCACAACAACCTTCAGCCCTACCTCACGTTCTACTTCAACATCGCCCTGCAGGGCGTCTTCCCGCCGCGGACGTGA
- a CDS encoding GNAT family N-acetyltransferase, with protein MSEGAPKTAAGGAREVSLRPATPADRDLLFRVYASTREEELAPVPWPAEAKEAFLRQQFDAQDAWWRTHYVGATFEVAVVDGRDAGRLYLWEGPSEIRIVDVALLPEARGGGAGRRLIRDVQRRAMAAGKSVTIHVERMNPALALYERLGFRLVEDKGVYLFLSWSGDAVS; from the coding sequence TTGAGCGAGGGAGCTCCGAAGACGGCGGCAGGCGGCGCGCGCGAGGTCTCCCTCCGCCCCGCGACGCCCGCAGACCGCGACCTCCTCTTTCGCGTCTACGCCTCGACCCGCGAGGAGGAGCTGGCGCCCGTGCCGTGGCCTGCCGAGGCGAAGGAAGCGTTCCTCCGCCAGCAGTTCGACGCGCAGGACGCCTGGTGGAGGACGCACTACGTCGGAGCGACGTTCGAGGTGGCCGTCGTCGACGGCCGCGACGCCGGGCGGCTCTACCTCTGGGAAGGGCCGTCCGAGATCCGGATCGTCGACGTCGCGCTCCTTCCCGAGGCGCGCGGCGGCGGCGCCGGGAGGAGGCTGATCCGCGACGTGCAGCGCCGCGCGATGGCCGCGGGGAAGTCCGTCACGATCCACGTCGAGCGGATGAACCCCGCGCTCGCCCTGTACGAGAGGCTCGGGTTCCGCCTCGTCGAGGACAAAGGGGTCTACCTCTTCCTCTCGTGGAGCGGCGATGCGGTCAGTTGA
- a CDS encoding S9 family peptidase translates to MKQIPTDLVPAFLLACALAAVLVPRGASAESRLAYPPTRAVDVKDVLHGVTVPDPYRWLEDASSPEVKSWMAAQDDLARGELGRLPVRGKLLARLKELAYLDSVSAPIRRGAFTFLQRRYATREKSVVTWKDGKSGEEKVLFDPNTWSKDGSASLGDWQPTWDGTRVAYQVKANNSDEATLRVVEVETGKVSEVDVIEGGKYASASWTPDGSGFYYTWLPTDPKIPVDERPGYQEVRFHRLGEDPNTDRVVHGRLGDPTAFVSASLSRDGRWLVLSVQHGWSSTDVSFRDLSDPKQADRWTPLVVGTAAHWSVEAFRDRFYVMTDDGAPRGRVYEVDPARPARKAWREVVPQRPDATIAGVAVLGGRLALNYLKDASSLLEVRELDGTFVREMKLAGLGTVGGPSGLADDDEAFFTFESYTTPREIYSMSMKNGRLGVFAKLKVPVDPSPYVVEQVSFPSKDGTKVSMFLVHRRDLKRDGKSRAILYGYGGFQVSETPYFSAMLYPWLEAGGVWAAVNLRGGGEYGEEWHRDGMLLKKQNTFDDFLAAARWLSTEKVTSPDRLAIYGGSNGGLLVGAAMTQDPKPFSAVLCAVPLLDMVRYHLFGSGRTWISEYGSAEDPRQFEALHAYSPYHAVKKGTAYPATLLLSADSDDRVDPMHARKFAAALQAATTGGPVLLRIERNAGHGGADMVKASVEARADEYAFVLAHTKGN, encoded by the coding sequence ATGAAGCAGATTCCGACGGACCTCGTTCCGGCCTTCCTCCTCGCCTGCGCGCTCGCCGCCGTCCTCGTTCCGCGGGGCGCCTCCGCAGAAAGCCGGCTCGCCTATCCGCCGACGAGGGCCGTCGACGTGAAGGACGTCCTGCACGGGGTGACGGTCCCCGATCCGTACCGCTGGCTCGAGGACGCCTCCTCCCCCGAGGTGAAATCGTGGATGGCGGCGCAGGACGACCTCGCCCGCGGGGAGCTCGGAAGGCTCCCGGTTCGCGGCAAGCTCCTCGCGCGGCTGAAGGAGCTGGCCTACCTCGATTCCGTCTCCGCTCCGATCCGGCGAGGCGCATTCACCTTCCTCCAGAGGCGCTACGCGACGAGGGAGAAGTCGGTCGTCACCTGGAAGGACGGCAAGAGCGGCGAGGAGAAGGTCCTCTTCGACCCGAACACCTGGTCGAAGGACGGGAGCGCCTCCCTCGGCGACTGGCAGCCCACCTGGGACGGCACCCGCGTCGCCTACCAGGTGAAGGCGAACAACTCCGACGAGGCGACGCTGCGGGTCGTCGAGGTGGAGACGGGGAAGGTCTCGGAGGTCGACGTCATCGAGGGGGGCAAGTACGCGAGCGCCTCCTGGACGCCCGACGGGAGCGGCTTCTACTACACCTGGCTCCCGACCGACCCGAAGATCCCGGTCGACGAGCGGCCCGGCTACCAGGAGGTCCGCTTCCACCGGCTCGGGGAGGACCCGAACACGGACCGGGTCGTTCACGGACGTCTCGGCGACCCGACGGCGTTCGTCTCCGCGTCCCTCTCGCGCGACGGGCGCTGGCTCGTCCTCTCCGTCCAGCACGGGTGGTCGTCGACCGACGTGTCCTTCCGCGACCTGTCGGACCCGAAGCAGGCGGACCGGTGGACCCCGCTCGTCGTCGGGACGGCGGCGCACTGGAGCGTCGAGGCCTTTCGCGACCGGTTCTACGTGATGACGGACGACGGCGCCCCGCGGGGGCGTGTCTACGAGGTCGACCCCGCGAGGCCCGCCCGGAAAGCCTGGCGCGAGGTCGTCCCCCAGCGCCCCGACGCGACGATCGCGGGAGTGGCGGTCCTCGGGGGCCGGCTGGCCCTGAACTACCTGAAGGACGCCTCCTCGCTCCTGGAGGTCCGCGAGCTGGACGGCACGTTCGTCCGCGAGATGAAGCTGGCCGGCCTCGGGACCGTCGGGGGGCCGTCGGGCCTGGCCGACGACGACGAGGCGTTCTTCACGTTCGAGTCGTACACGACGCCGCGCGAGATCTACTCGATGTCGATGAAGAACGGGCGGCTCGGTGTCTTCGCGAAGCTGAAGGTCCCGGTCGACCCCAGTCCCTACGTCGTCGAGCAGGTCTCCTTTCCGTCGAAGGACGGGACGAAGGTGTCCATGTTCCTCGTCCACCGCAGGGACCTGAAGCGGGACGGGAAGTCCCGCGCGATCCTGTACGGCTACGGCGGCTTCCAGGTGAGCGAGACGCCGTACTTCTCCGCGATGCTCTACCCCTGGCTCGAGGCCGGCGGCGTCTGGGCCGCCGTGAACCTCCGGGGTGGAGGCGAGTACGGCGAGGAGTGGCACAGGGACGGGATGCTCCTGAAGAAGCAGAACACCTTCGACGACTTCCTCGCCGCAGCCCGCTGGCTCTCGACGGAGAAGGTGACGAGCCCCGACCGTCTCGCGATCTACGGGGGCTCGAACGGCGGCCTCCTCGTGGGCGCGGCGATGACGCAGGACCCGAAGCCCTTCTCGGCGGTCCTCTGCGCGGTACCGCTCCTCGACATGGTCCGCTACCACCTCTTCGGGTCCGGCCGGACCTGGATCAGCGAGTACGGTTCGGCGGAGGACCCGAGGCAGTTCGAGGCCCTGCACGCCTACTCGCCCTACCACGCCGTGAAGAAGGGGACCGCCTACCCCGCGACGCTCCTCCTCTCGGCCGACAGCGACGACCGCGTCGACCCGATGCACGCGCGCAAGTTCGCGGCCGCGCTGCAGGCGGCGACGACGGGCGGGCCCGTCCTCCTGCGCATCGAGCGCAACGCCGGCCACGGCGGCGCCGACATGGTGAAGGCGTCCGTCGAGGCCCGCGCCGACGAGTACGCCTTCGTCCTCGCCCACACGAAAGGGAACTGA